In a single window of the Gossypium hirsutum isolate 1008001.06 chromosome D02, Gossypium_hirsutum_v2.1, whole genome shotgun sequence genome:
- the LOC107908615 gene encoding protein LAZ1 isoform X1: MKITDDLLSYSPPLWATFIAGLLLVITLTLSIYLIFEHLASYKNPEEQKFLIGVILMVPCYSIESFVSLVNPSISVDCSILRDCYESFAMYCFGRYLVACLGGEERTIQFMERLGYASSLTPLLDLDCDKGTVKHPFPMNYFLKPWKLGQWFYQVIKFGIVQYMIIKLLTALLAVIFEAFGVYCEGEFKWGCGYPYMAVVLNFSQSWALYCLIQFYTVTKDELAYIKPLAKFLTFKSIVFLTWWQGVAIALFSALGLFRSPIAESLQLKSSVQDFIICIEMAIASVVHIYVFPSEPYKLMGDRVPGSVSVLGDYASVDSPLDPDEVRDSERPTKLRLPQPDIEARGGMTIKESMKDVFIGGGEYIVNDVKFTVNQAVEPVEKGINKFNEKLHKISENIKKHGKDKKKTKDDSFITPSARTVIRGIDDPFLNGSMSDSAVARGKKHHGKSGYTKEKSGHTSGESGGESRSDPSYGRYQIRGHRWVTKD; this comes from the exons ATGAAGATTACGGATGATCTATTGAGTTATTCGCCTCCTCTTTGGGCGACTTTTATAGCTGGATTGCTTTTAGTCATTACGCTTACTCTTTCAATATATCTCATCTTCGAGCACCTCGCTTCTTACAAAAATCCGgag GAGCAGAAATTTTTAATCGGAGTTATTCTTATGGTTCCTTGCTATTCCATAGAAtca TTTGTATCACTGGTGAATCCATCAATCAGTGTTGATTGTTCAATACTACGTGATTGCTATGAATCGTTTGCCATGTATTGCTTTGGAAGATACCTTGTTGCTTGCTTAG GTGGCGAAGAGAGGACTATTCAATTCATGGAAAGACTAGGGTATGCAAGTTCTTTAACTCCACTATTGGACCTCGATTGTGATAAGGGAACTGTTAAGCACCCTTTTCCTATGAATTATTTCCTAAAACCATGGAAACTTGGTCAATGGTTTTACCAGGTTATCAAGTTCGGCATTGTCCAATAT ATGATAATCAAGTTATTGACTGCACTTTTAGCGGTaatttttgaagcttttggtgtaTATTGTGAAGGAGAATTCAAATGGGGATGTGG GTATCCTTATATGGCTGTGGTTCTTAATTTCAGTCAATCATGGGCTTTGTactgtttaattcaattttatactGTCACAAAGGATGAACTGGCATACATAAAGCCTTTGGCCAAGTTTTTGACATTTAAATCAATCGTGTTCTTAACTTGGTGGCAAGGCGTGGCGATCGCCCTTTTTTCTGCTCTTGGTCTGTTTAGAAGTCCAATTGCCGAAAGCTTGCAGCTTAAGTCAAGCGTCCAAGACTTCATAATTTGTATAGAG ATGGCCATTGCTTCTGTTGTTCACATATACGTTTTCCCATCTGAACCTTATAAACTAATGGGAGATCGTGTTCCTGGAAGTGTTTCAGTCCTTGGAGACTATGCATCTGTTGATTCCCCTCTGGATCCTGATGAGGTTAGGGACAGTGAAAGACCCACAAAGCTACGCCTGCCTCAGCCCGACATAGAGGCTCGAGGTGGAATGACCATCAAAGAAAGTATGAAGGATGTATTCATTGGTGGTGGTGAATAT ATTGTAAACGATGTAAAATTTACGGTAAACCAAGCAGTTGAGCCTGTTGAGAAGGGGATCAACAAGTTCAATGAGAAACTACATAAAATCTCTGAAAACATAAAGAAGCATGGCAAAGACAAGAAAAAGACGAAGGATGATAGTTTCATTACCCCATCCGCACGGACGGTAATTCGTGGTATAGATGATCCCTTCTTAAATGGTAGTATGAGTGATAGCGCGGTTGCAAGGGGAAAGAAACATCATGGAAAATCCGGATATACCAAGGAAAAATCAGGACATACAAGCGGGGAAAGCGGAGGAGAAAGCCGTAGCGATCCGAGCTATGGTAGATATCAGATTAGGGGCCATAGATGGGTTACAAAGGATTAA
- the LOC107908615 gene encoding protein LAZ1 isoform X2: MKITDDLLSYSPPLWATFIAGLLLVITLTLSIYLIFEHLASYKNPEEQKFLIGVILMVPCYSIESFVSLVNPSISVDCSILRDCYESFAMYCFGRYLVACLGGEERTIQFMERLGYASSLTPLLDLDCDKGTVKHPFPMNYFLKPWKLGQWFYQVIKFGIVQYMIIKLLTALLAVIFEAFGVYCEGEFKWGCGYPYMAVVLNFSQSWALYCLIQFYTVTKDELAYIKPLAKFLTFKSIVFLTWWQGVAIALFSALGLFRSPIAESLQLKSSVQDFIICIERRWPLLLLFTYTFSHLNLIN, from the exons ATGAAGATTACGGATGATCTATTGAGTTATTCGCCTCCTCTTTGGGCGACTTTTATAGCTGGATTGCTTTTAGTCATTACGCTTACTCTTTCAATATATCTCATCTTCGAGCACCTCGCTTCTTACAAAAATCCGgag GAGCAGAAATTTTTAATCGGAGTTATTCTTATGGTTCCTTGCTATTCCATAGAAtca TTTGTATCACTGGTGAATCCATCAATCAGTGTTGATTGTTCAATACTACGTGATTGCTATGAATCGTTTGCCATGTATTGCTTTGGAAGATACCTTGTTGCTTGCTTAG GTGGCGAAGAGAGGACTATTCAATTCATGGAAAGACTAGGGTATGCAAGTTCTTTAACTCCACTATTGGACCTCGATTGTGATAAGGGAACTGTTAAGCACCCTTTTCCTATGAATTATTTCCTAAAACCATGGAAACTTGGTCAATGGTTTTACCAGGTTATCAAGTTCGGCATTGTCCAATAT ATGATAATCAAGTTATTGACTGCACTTTTAGCGGTaatttttgaagcttttggtgtaTATTGTGAAGGAGAATTCAAATGGGGATGTGG GTATCCTTATATGGCTGTGGTTCTTAATTTCAGTCAATCATGGGCTTTGTactgtttaattcaattttatactGTCACAAAGGATGAACTGGCATACATAAAGCCTTTGGCCAAGTTTTTGACATTTAAATCAATCGTGTTCTTAACTTGGTGGCAAGGCGTGGCGATCGCCCTTTTTTCTGCTCTTGGTCTGTTTAGAAGTCCAATTGCCGAAAGCTTGCAGCTTAAGTCAAGCGTCCAAGACTTCATAATTTGTATAGAG CGCAGATGGCCATTGCTTCTGTTGTTCACATATACGTTTTCCCATCTGAACCTTATAAACTAA